In Marivirga salinae, a single window of DNA contains:
- the tyrS gene encoding tyrosine--tRNA ligase gives MQKNFIEELQWRGMIHDMMPGVEKQLAKEMSSAYVGIDPTADSLHIGHLVGVMMLKHFQDAGHKPIVLLGGATGMIGDPSGKSQERNLLDEETLRHNEASLKAQIENFLDFDAKGDNSAELVNNYDWMKDFSFLGFIRDVGKHITVNYMMAKDSVKKRLSSESSEGMSFTEFTYQLVQGYDFLHLFREKNCKLQMGGSDQWGNITTGTEMIRKMDQGEAFAVTCPLIKKADGSKFGKTETGNIWLDPKKTSPYKFYQFWLNASDEDMSNFIRIFSTKGKEEIEALEKEHNEAPHLRVLQKALAEELTVRVHSQEALDMALKASSILFGKSTTEELQSIDEDTLLSVFEGVPQVTISKADLDKTENVTDFLSELTQGVVFPSKGEARKMIKGGGVSINKEKVLDANAPVELSLLQGKYILAQKGKKNYFLVTVS, from the coding sequence ATGCAAAAGAATTTTATAGAAGAGCTTCAATGGAGAGGGATGATCCATGATATGATGCCAGGAGTTGAAAAACAATTGGCTAAAGAAATGAGCAGTGCTTATGTTGGTATCGACCCAACTGCCGATTCACTTCATATTGGTCATTTAGTGGGTGTTATGATGTTGAAACATTTTCAAGATGCAGGACATAAACCTATTGTATTACTTGGTGGCGCCACTGGAATGATTGGTGATCCTTCTGGAAAATCTCAAGAACGAAATCTTTTGGATGAAGAAACCTTGCGCCATAATGAAGCTTCTTTAAAAGCACAAATTGAAAACTTTTTGGATTTTGATGCCAAAGGTGACAATAGTGCTGAATTAGTGAATAACTATGATTGGATGAAGGATTTTAGCTTTCTTGGCTTTATCCGTGATGTTGGAAAGCATATTACTGTAAATTATATGATGGCTAAAGATTCTGTAAAGAAAAGATTATCATCAGAATCGAGTGAAGGCATGAGTTTCACTGAATTCACTTATCAATTGGTGCAAGGCTATGATTTCCTTCATTTGTTCAGGGAAAAGAATTGTAAGCTTCAAATGGGCGGTTCCGATCAGTGGGGAAACATCACTACTGGAACTGAAATGATCCGGAAAATGGATCAAGGCGAAGCTTTTGCTGTTACTTGTCCATTGATTAAAAAAGCGGATGGTTCAAAGTTTGGAAAAACAGAAACTGGAAACATCTGGCTTGACCCTAAGAAAACATCTCCATATAAATTCTATCAATTCTGGTTGAATGCTTCGGATGAAGATATGAGTAATTTCATCCGAATATTCAGTACAAAAGGAAAAGAAGAAATTGAAGCTTTGGAAAAAGAACATAATGAAGCTCCACATTTAAGGGTTTTACAAAAAGCATTAGCAGAAGAACTAACTGTTAGAGTTCACTCGCAGGAGGCTTTGGATATGGCACTGAAAGCATCTTCTATCCTATTTGGAAAGTCAACTACCGAGGAATTGCAAAGCATAGATGAAGATACACTATTAAGTGTTTTTGAAGGTGTGCCACAGGTAACAATCAGTAAAGCTGATTTAGATAAAACGGAAAATGTAACGGATTTCCTTTCTGAATTGACTCAAGGAGTTGTTTTTCCATCAAAAGGAGAAGCCAGAAAGATGATTAAAGGTGGTGGAGTAAGCATCAATAAAGAGAAGGTTTTAGATGCAAATGCACCTGTTGAATTAAGCTTGTTACAAGGAAAATATATTTTAGCTCAAAAGGGTAAAAAGAATTATTTTTTGGTGACTGTCAGCTAA
- a CDS encoding CvfB family protein — protein sequence MLALGKWNTLKVVRESPQGLYLSDGKEDVLLPNKYVPQNTKIEDEIDVFIYKDSAQRPIATTLKPLAELHQARLFEVMQITEVGAFVDWGLEKELLIPFSEQTDELEVGDLIVAYVTLDPKTERIVASMHIESFLETGSGDLKEGQEVDLLIYRITDLGYEVVINQQYKGLVYENTVFDPLDIGMEGKGKIKSIRADGKMDVQWKIEKEEKQKEILELLRDHNGFMPYHDKSKPDEIYDVFGLSKKEFKRQIGHLYKVKKIQIKEDGIYLV from the coding sequence ATGTTAGCATTAGGAAAATGGAATACCTTAAAAGTAGTCAGAGAATCACCTCAAGGACTATATCTCAGCGATGGGAAGGAAGATGTATTATTGCCCAATAAATACGTCCCGCAGAATACCAAAATAGAAGATGAGATTGATGTTTTTATCTATAAAGATTCAGCTCAGCGGCCGATAGCCACCACTTTAAAACCTTTGGCTGAACTGCATCAAGCCAGACTGTTTGAAGTAATGCAAATAACAGAGGTGGGTGCTTTTGTGGATTGGGGATTGGAAAAAGAGCTTTTAATTCCATTTTCAGAGCAAACAGATGAATTGGAAGTAGGGGATTTAATTGTGGCTTATGTCACTTTAGACCCCAAAACAGAAAGAATTGTAGCTTCCATGCATATTGAATCTTTCTTGGAAACGGGTTCTGGTGATTTGAAAGAAGGGCAGGAGGTAGATTTGTTGATTTACAGAATCACAGATTTAGGCTATGAAGTAGTCATCAACCAGCAATATAAAGGCTTGGTGTATGAAAACACTGTTTTCGATCCGCTAGATATTGGAATGGAAGGAAAGGGAAAAATCAAATCCATTAGAGCAGATGGTAAAATGGATGTGCAGTGGAAGATTGAAAAAGAAGAGAAGCAAAAGGAAATTCTAGAGTTACTGAGAGACCATAATGGTTTTATGCCTTATCATGACAAATCCAAGCCGGATGAAATTTATGATGTGTTTGGGCTAAGCAAAAAAGAATTCAAAAGACAAATCGGACATCTATATAAAGTAAAGAAAATCCAGATTAAAGAGGATGGGATTTATTTGGTATAA
- a CDS encoding YkgJ family cysteine cluster protein codes for MSTELYQNWKENSKDYVAQNKALYQQLRKKKKLDDEFHELDAKVFEKMDCLDCANCCKTTSPIFQQSDIERVSKALKMKVPEFIETYLHIDEDQDYVLNSAPCPFLGYDNKCIVYKNRPTACREYPHTNRKRMHQILKKTFKNAEVCPAVYEILERMKAP; via the coding sequence ATGAGCACCGAATTATATCAAAACTGGAAAGAAAACAGCAAAGATTATGTTGCTCAAAACAAAGCGCTTTATCAACAATTGCGCAAAAAGAAAAAGCTTGATGATGAATTTCATGAATTAGACGCAAAGGTTTTCGAGAAAATGGATTGTCTGGATTGTGCGAATTGCTGTAAAACCACCAGCCCAATTTTCCAACAATCTGATATTGAAAGGGTTTCCAAAGCTTTGAAAATGAAAGTGCCTGAATTTATTGAAACTTATCTGCACATTGATGAAGACCAAGATTATGTACTGAATTCTGCTCCTTGTCCATTTTTAGGCTACGATAATAAATGTATAGTCTATAAAAACAGACCCACCGCCTGCAGAGAATATCCGCATACCAATCGCAAAAGAATGCATCAAATTTTGAAGAAGACTTTCAAGAATGCGGAGGTTTGTCCTGCGGTGTATGAGATTTTGGAGAGGATGAAAGCCCCCTAA
- the holA gene encoding DNA polymerase III subunit delta: protein MAKSAEQILADLKNGNYAPVYFLHGEEPYFIDLISNYIEKNGLDESEKGFNQQVLYGKDVKLDQVVSASRSFPMMGQRQVIIVKEAQNLGEFTESNFDFSMFENYLKSPQPSTVLVFCYKHKKVDKRKKIVKTLDQFSVLLESNKIYENKVPDWIQNYVKSKGHSINRQALLLLTEYIGNNLERLSNEIDKVLVNFSDPVEINEGLVQEYVGINKDFNIFELQSAIIKGDALRANRIINYFASDPKNHPAVVNIAFLHAFFAKVLLIHHSPDKSERGVASAAGVNPFFAKDYLAASRRFNLNKTIQNLAHIFQADLMFKGVTANITEAQLMKELVYKLMH, encoded by the coding sequence ATGGCAAAATCAGCAGAACAAATACTGGCAGACCTTAAAAACGGAAATTATGCACCCGTTTATTTCCTACATGGAGAGGAGCCTTATTTTATAGATTTAATCAGTAATTACATTGAAAAAAATGGGTTGGATGAAAGCGAAAAGGGCTTTAATCAGCAGGTTCTTTACGGCAAAGATGTAAAGCTTGATCAGGTGGTTTCTGCTTCCCGCTCTTTTCCAATGATGGGACAAAGGCAAGTAATCATTGTGAAGGAGGCTCAAAATCTTGGAGAATTTACTGAAAGTAATTTTGATTTTTCAATGTTTGAGAATTACTTGAAAAGCCCTCAGCCTTCAACTGTTTTGGTTTTTTGCTATAAGCACAAAAAGGTTGATAAGCGTAAAAAAATAGTTAAAACCCTCGATCAATTTTCAGTTTTATTGGAATCCAATAAGATTTATGAAAATAAAGTACCTGATTGGATTCAGAATTATGTAAAGTCAAAAGGACACAGCATCAATAGACAAGCATTATTGTTGTTGACAGAATACATCGGCAACAATCTGGAAAGACTTTCCAATGAAATCGATAAAGTATTGGTAAACTTCTCCGATCCAGTAGAAATCAATGAAGGATTGGTTCAGGAGTATGTGGGCATCAATAAGGATTTTAATATTTTTGAATTACAGAGTGCTATCATTAAAGGAGATGCTTTGAGAGCGAATAGAATAATTAATTATTTTGCATCTGATCCTAAAAATCATCCTGCAGTGGTCAATATTGCTTTTCTGCATGCTTTTTTCGCTAAAGTTTTACTCATTCATCATTCTCCTGACAAAAGTGAAAGAGGAGTGGCTTCAGCAGCAGGTGTAAATCCATTTTTCGCTAAAGATTATTTGGCAGCAAGCAGAAGATTCAATTTGAATAAAACCATTCAGAATCTGGCACATATCTTTCAAGCTGATT